Proteins found in one Paenibacillus borealis genomic segment:
- a CDS encoding NAD(P)-dependent oxidoreductase has translation MFKIIININADPPGAKKGGLVMKILIVGYFSETSKSNIVRYFPQDWNVVIVPPGKEMLHHIEDCQVLIPEHIKVDHSLLSIAKKLKLVQTGAGFDNVDVPACTQLGIWVANAAGVNAQAVAEHVMALILSYYKNIPFLDTFMKNKRDENQLDYTGSELKGKTIGIIGLGAIGKKVAAFCRVFDMNVLAYARNAALQSDGLVKMTDFDTLVSTSDIVSVHVPLNQQTKQLINKAVFKKMKNTTLFINTARGGIVNERDLIDALKNGDISGACLDVFESEPLPMDSELRNLGNVILTPHTAGMPDGRKFHKKRYDFFINNIKRVENGEEPESKLNQLV, from the coding sequence ATGTTTAAAATTATTATTAATATTAATGCCGATCCTCCAGGGGCTAAGAAAGGCGGTTTAGTAATGAAGATTCTCATAGTCGGCTATTTTAGCGAGACCTCAAAATCAAATATTGTAAGGTATTTCCCGCAAGACTGGAACGTTGTTATTGTCCCGCCCGGAAAAGAAATGCTGCATCATATTGAAGATTGCCAGGTACTCATCCCTGAACATATTAAAGTGGATCACAGCCTGCTTTCTATCGCAAAAAAATTAAAATTGGTACAGACGGGTGCAGGATTTGATAATGTAGATGTCCCTGCCTGTACACAGCTCGGCATTTGGGTGGCCAATGCTGCAGGAGTGAATGCACAGGCAGTGGCCGAGCACGTAATGGCACTGATATTGTCTTATTATAAAAACATACCATTTCTTGATACTTTCATGAAAAACAAGAGGGATGAAAATCAGTTGGACTATACAGGGAGTGAATTAAAGGGCAAAACGATTGGGATTATCGGTTTGGGTGCTATCGGAAAAAAGGTAGCTGCGTTTTGCAGGGTTTTTGATATGAATGTGCTGGCTTATGCGAGAAATGCTGCTCTTCAATCTGACGGTTTAGTGAAAATGACAGATTTCGATACTCTTGTAAGCACATCGGACATAGTCAGTGTACATGTACCCTTGAATCAGCAAACCAAACAACTAATCAACAAAGCGGTATTCAAGAAAATGAAGAATACCACTCTATTTATCAATACAGCCCGCGGCGGGATCGTCAACGAAAGAGACTTGATTGATGCATTAAAAAACGGGGATATTTCAGGCGCATGCCTGGATGTGTTTGAATCGGAACCGCTTCCCATGGACAGTGAGCTCCGGAATTTGGGTAATGTGATCCTTACTCCCCATACAGCAGGAATGCCTGATGGCCGAAAATTTCATAAAAAAAGATACGATTTCTTTATAAATAATATAAAACGTGTAGAAAATGGTGAAGAGCCTGAAAGCAAGCTCAATCAGTTAGTATAG
- a CDS encoding helix-turn-helix domain-containing protein, producing the protein MKVNNSYIMRMLLSYLPILFVTISILTFIFFSIMNQFNVSNALQANRLTAKYVVNMTDTSLKAISFEAQEAIETGGTLQQFLDEPSDRALSFDASNLLSAMMVRSGLIDSVYLYRARDGMVLDQSTIRPLGQFPDQNYVRTALDQAYTGVWSSPRLKQSEGTDELSKVNVTSLGFKIPRNSGSLGYLIINVKTASLNSYIGQAIDRTITEAQIYDNKGQAFFGENASLSAKSRLSVDIESDYTGWTYRVGIKGGQLLSFLFHGSTVWIMLGLGVIAFAIGTTFYVTRRNYRPIETILHRIERFSQAVMPADSKEKENEFAFIDQAIERLITNNMAFQEQQEEHLVIRRQQFLQTLLKGEYEDDRETWEQERQHFGLAGGQYIVGLLEMDHYVDFALKYSPGDQSLFKFITSSVAVEVSQQSGLRVVAEWMTKNQLVLLLIEEHGGPLEHHMLQIAEQIRSWVEGHLKFTVTIGIGTAVDNEPAIAVSFDEAAAAVSRKVSLGLNRVIDSVEVKENKDGEWFAYLEMIRSMVRQIRMSEAEWLSELKRLFGEMAVYHLRKEDVERLLHYFIFHLEYELERMLPEITEPWVQEVKPGLLTSVEQSDTLAQLEGDFLEIISGLSARITELSQSRRHNGLMREIRDYVAQQYMDPNLSLTLLSEKFQISPKYLSQLFKESIGQNFSDFLIGLRIEHAKKSLWETDETVQDISNTLGYANPTSFIRVFKRIVGVSPGQYRESRAGAVSGQSNEDEGMPDK; encoded by the coding sequence ATGAAAGTCAATAACAGCTATATTATGAGGATGCTCCTATCATACCTGCCTATTCTATTCGTCACGATCAGCATTCTGACTTTTATTTTCTTCTCCATCATGAATCAGTTCAATGTCAGCAACGCCTTGCAGGCTAACCGTCTGACGGCAAAATATGTGGTGAATATGACGGACACCTCGCTCAAGGCGATTTCCTTCGAAGCGCAAGAAGCTATTGAAACCGGTGGTACACTGCAGCAGTTTCTGGACGAACCGTCAGACCGGGCTCTGAGCTTCGATGCCTCCAACCTGCTAAGCGCAATGATGGTCCGCTCCGGGCTGATTGATTCCGTCTATTTGTACCGGGCAAGGGATGGCATGGTGCTCGATCAGAGCACGATACGGCCTCTGGGCCAATTTCCGGACCAGAATTATGTGCGGACAGCGCTGGATCAGGCCTATACCGGAGTCTGGTCCTCACCGCGGCTGAAGCAGAGTGAAGGGACGGACGAGCTTTCCAAAGTGAACGTGACTTCCCTTGGCTTCAAGATTCCCCGCAATTCCGGCAGTCTCGGCTATCTGATTATTAATGTGAAGACCGCTTCACTGAACTCGTATATCGGTCAGGCCATCGACCGTACGATTACCGAAGCGCAAATCTATGATAATAAGGGACAGGCATTCTTCGGGGAGAATGCCTCGCTCTCTGCGAAGAGCAGGCTAAGTGTAGATATTGAATCGGATTATACGGGCTGGACGTACCGGGTAGGGATCAAGGGCGGCCAGCTGCTGAGCTTCCTGTTCCATGGAAGCACAGTCTGGATCATGCTGGGTCTGGGGGTTATCGCCTTTGCCATTGGAACGACATTCTACGTCACCCGGCGTAATTATAGACCCATTGAGACCATTCTGCACCGGATCGAGCGGTTCTCGCAGGCCGTCATGCCTGCGGATTCCAAAGAGAAGGAGAATGAGTTCGCCTTCATTGATCAGGCCATAGAGCGTTTAATTACGAATAATATGGCGTTTCAGGAGCAGCAGGAGGAGCATCTGGTCATCCGCAGGCAGCAGTTTCTGCAGACGCTGCTCAAGGGCGAATATGAGGATGACCGGGAGACCTGGGAGCAGGAGCGGCAGCATTTCGGTCTTGCCGGGGGCCAATATATCGTTGGCCTGCTGGAGATGGATCATTATGTGGATTTCGCGCTGAAATACAGCCCGGGCGATCAATCCCTGTTCAAGTTCATTACCAGCAGCGTTGCGGTGGAAGTCTCCCAGCAGAGCGGCCTGCGGGTCGTTGCCGAATGGATGACGAAGAACCAGCTGGTGCTTCTCCTTATCGAGGAGCACGGCGGACCGCTGGAGCATCATATGCTGCAGATTGCCGAGCAGATCCGCTCCTGGGTGGAAGGTCACCTGAAATTCACGGTGACCATTGGTATCGGCACAGCGGTGGACAACGAACCGGCAATTGCCGTTTCCTTCGATGAGGCGGCGGCTGCCGTCAGCCGCAAAGTCTCGCTTGGCCTCAACCGGGTGATTGATTCGGTGGAGGTGAAGGAGAATAAGGACGGGGAATGGTTCGCTTATCTGGAGATGATCCGCTCGATGGTCCGCCAGATCCGCATGTCCGAAGCTGAATGGCTGTCTGAGCTGAAACGGCTGTTTGGCGAAATGGCGGTGTATCATCTCCGCAAGGAAGATGTGGAGCGTCTGCTGCATTATTTTATTTTCCACCTGGAATATGAACTGGAGCGGATGCTTCCCGAAATTACGGAGCCTTGGGTTCAGGAAGTGAAGCCGGGCCTGTTGACCTCTGTCGAGCAGTCGGATACGCTGGCACAGCTGGAAGGAGACTTCCTGGAAATCATCAGCGGCTTGTCGGCCCGGATTACGGAGCTCTCACAGAGCCGGCGCCATAATGGCCTGATGCGGGAAATCCGTGATTATGTCGCACAGCAGTACATGGACCCTAACCTGTCGCTTACGCTGCTTAGTGAGAAGTTCCAGATCAGCCCGAAATATCTGAGCCAGCTGTTCAAAGAAAGCATCGGCCAGAACTTCAGTGATTTCCTGATTGGCCTGCGGATCGAACACGCCAAGAAAAGCCTCTGGGAAACCGATGAAACGGTGCAGGACATTTCCAATACGCTGGGCTACGCGAATCCAACCTCTTTTATCCGGGTGTTCAAACGAATCGTGGGGGTATCTCCGGGACAATACCGGGAGTCCAGGGCGGGGGCCGTTTCCGGACAGTCTAATGAAGATGAAGGGATGCCGGATAAGTAA
- a CDS encoding glycoside hydrolase family 43 protein has product MQYTNPVIPGFHPDPSICRAGDDYYLVTSTFEYYPGVPIFHSRDLVHWRQIGHCLTTVEQLPLGNAGSSGGIYAPTIRYHDGWFYMVTTNVSAMGNFFVKTRNPEGPWSQPYPVAQSGIDPSLLFDEDRRVYFQSARDGEQGNGIYQCEIDIETGSMLTESVLIWKGTGGAYPEAPHVYRINGWYYLMIAEGGTEYGHMETVARSKQPYGPYETCPHNPILSNRSMQSSIHATGHADLIEAQDGSWWAVCLGIRPVSYPMGHHLGRETFLAPVTWTAEGWPVIGNGSHIEAVMNSPELPEVRWPEKPVRDHFDDTRLGLDWTFLRNPVAGSWSLQERPGSLVLHGHQATLNEAAAPAFVGRRLSHFTAIIAAELDYEPQHEGEEAGLTVYKNERHHYDLAVRSVNGRRLVIFRRTVGSLLVEHTEECPAGPVVLSIHAHPDKIAASVQSGESAVIEMGWGETHYLSTEIAGGFTGVFVAMYATSITGQAALASFDWFDYEPLENSGV; this is encoded by the coding sequence ATGCAATATACCAACCCCGTAATACCCGGATTTCATCCCGATCCCAGCATCTGCCGGGCAGGTGACGATTATTATCTGGTAACCAGCACATTTGAATATTATCCGGGAGTCCCAATATTTCACAGCAGGGATCTTGTCCATTGGCGTCAGATCGGACACTGTCTTACAACAGTAGAACAGCTGCCTCTGGGGAATGCAGGAAGCTCCGGGGGAATATACGCACCAACAATCCGTTATCATGACGGCTGGTTCTATATGGTGACTACCAATGTAAGCGCAATGGGGAATTTCTTCGTCAAAACCCGGAACCCGGAGGGTCCCTGGTCGCAGCCGTACCCTGTTGCGCAGAGCGGCATCGATCCCTCCCTGCTATTTGATGAGGACCGCCGCGTATACTTTCAGTCCGCCCGGGACGGTGAGCAGGGGAACGGAATCTACCAGTGTGAGATTGATATCGAAACCGGGAGCATGCTGACAGAGAGCGTGCTGATCTGGAAGGGCACCGGCGGTGCTTATCCCGAAGCTCCACATGTCTACCGGATTAACGGCTGGTATTATTTGATGATCGCCGAAGGCGGAACAGAATACGGGCATATGGAGACGGTTGCCAGGAGCAAACAGCCCTACGGACCTTATGAAACCTGTCCGCATAATCCTATTCTGTCCAACCGCAGTATGCAGAGCAGCATACATGCCACGGGCCATGCCGACCTGATCGAGGCGCAGGACGGCAGCTGGTGGGCGGTGTGCCTGGGGATCAGACCGGTGTCCTATCCGATGGGACATCATTTGGGCCGGGAAACCTTTCTGGCACCTGTGACCTGGACGGCTGAGGGCTGGCCGGTGATCGGGAATGGCAGCCACATCGAAGCTGTCATGAATTCGCCGGAGCTGCCGGAGGTCCGGTGGCCGGAGAAACCTGTACGGGACCACTTCGACGACACCCGGCTTGGGCTGGATTGGACTTTTTTGCGCAATCCAGTTGCAGGAAGCTGGTCGCTCCAGGAACGGCCGGGGAGTCTGGTGCTGCACGGTCATCAGGCCACGCTGAATGAAGCTGCCGCGCCTGCTTTTGTAGGCCGCCGGCTTAGTCATTTCACAGCCATTATAGCAGCAGAGCTGGATTATGAGCCGCAGCATGAAGGAGAAGAAGCAGGATTGACCGTGTACAAGAACGAGAGGCATCATTATGATCTTGCCGTACGGTCTGTGAACGGGCGCAGATTAGTTATTTTCCGGCGGACCGTTGGCTCCCTGCTAGTGGAACACACAGAAGAGTGTCCTGCCGGACCGGTGGTGCTGAGCATCCATGCGCACCCTGATAAGATTGCAGCATCAGTTCAGTCTGGGGAGTCAGCGGTGATCGAAATGGGCTGGGGAGAGACGCATTATCTCAGTACAGAAATTGCAGGCGGATTTACAGGAGTGTTTGTTGCCATGTATGCGACCTCCATTACGGGGCAAGCCGCTCTGGCGTCGTTTGACTGGTTCGATTATGAGCCGCTGGAGAATTCGGGGGTATAG
- a CDS encoding helix-turn-helix domain-containing protein, which yields MSNVYLNWFTTDEQFPFFIQYGGHEEDMDLHMHADFSELVIVLKGHASHIVNDEEAFIKKGNVFVINGTTPHAYKDPHDFKICNIMYKAEMLRLAGPDLRTLNGYQALFVLEPFYRNINAYKSKLNLPIVSLEYVSSLVAGMITEYEQKLHGYQTMLASRFMELVVYLSRHYDQQEKGVDNSLMHLANAISYIEDHYHEQVTLEEIAARSDISVRHLNRIFQAYYQTTPIAYIQRLRLEQACSLLKRTKLSVTEISYMCGFNDSNYLTRLFKKTYGKSPKVYRNQQ from the coding sequence ATGAGCAATGTATATTTGAACTGGTTTACAACCGATGAGCAATTCCCTTTCTTTATTCAATACGGCGGCCATGAGGAAGATATGGATCTGCATATGCACGCGGATTTTTCGGAGCTTGTGATTGTGCTGAAGGGGCATGCTTCGCATATCGTCAATGATGAAGAAGCTTTTATTAAGAAAGGCAATGTATTTGTCATTAACGGCACCACCCCGCATGCCTATAAAGACCCGCATGATTTCAAAATCTGCAACATTATGTACAAGGCTGAGATGCTGAGGTTAGCCGGACCGGACTTGAGAACCCTGAACGGGTATCAGGCGCTGTTTGTGCTGGAACCCTTTTACCGCAATATCAATGCCTATAAAAGCAAGCTGAACCTCCCGATTGTCAGCCTGGAATATGTCTCCTCACTTGTTGCAGGCATGATTACGGAATATGAGCAGAAGCTTCACGGCTATCAGACCATGCTCGCCTCCCGGTTCATGGAGCTTGTCGTCTATCTGTCGAGACATTATGACCAGCAGGAGAAAGGCGTGGACAACAGCCTGATGCATCTCGCGAATGCGATCTCTTACATTGAGGATCACTATCATGAGCAGGTTACCCTTGAGGAAATCGCCGCCAGATCAGACATCTCTGTCCGGCATTTGAACCGGATCTTCCAGGCGTATTATCAGACCACACCGATCGCCTACATTCAGCGCCTCCGTCTCGAACAGGCCTGCTCCCTGCTCAAGCGGACCAAGCTTTCCGTTACGGAAATCTCCTACATGTGCGGATTTAATGACAGCAACTACCTCACCCGGCTATTCAAAAAAACCTACGGCAAGTCCCCGAAGGTTTACCGTAATCAGCAGTAA
- a CDS encoding ABC transporter substrate-binding protein, whose protein sequence is MKAIVSRKLGTALLAGTLLISAGCSSNAGNNTGDAANGNTSGNDTDPVTFTFFGADASPNWNKMQDDIGKEITAKTGVTLNAEFDVGSGGGQDKISMMAASGDYPELIYAKGELGKLVDAESVIDLTELIDKYAPNIKKVMGDNMNRMKYSNDNQAIYSIPTNVGVDNQNFDATNGFQIQHRVLKELGYPEVRTVQDYEKVLKEYAAKHPTTDGQPTIPMTVNADGWKVMITVTNQGDVTTGGTNDGEYYVNPETYETMLHYKKPEEKEYFRWLNHMYNEGLLDKDSFVQKDDQYKAKIASGRVLGLTSVEWEYQDAENALKAAGKDEYTYAHFPVTLSEEYKDHAMQSVGVDGYGISITTACKDPVRAIKFLDWLSSEEGQVLRNWGIEGKQYNVDNGQRVIPAEILDQKVNDAANFTKNTGIGLYSILGVRYGDGVKDSTDNYYTTNFPEQILAEYSDAEKESLAAYNATTWKDLFPAEDEFPVKEWGALYNMPVPTDGDYQVIYQKTQDIVHKRIPEAILASTADFDKIYDDFIAELNKAGAEKMEKEYTELVKARVELFTGKDVE, encoded by the coding sequence ATGAAAGCAATAGTATCAAGAAAATTAGGCACGGCGCTTCTGGCAGGCACGCTGCTCATTTCGGCAGGCTGCAGCAGTAATGCGGGCAATAACACCGGGGATGCTGCGAACGGGAATACCAGCGGAAATGATACAGATCCGGTCACGTTTACCTTTTTTGGTGCCGATGCCAGCCCGAACTGGAACAAGATGCAGGATGATATCGGCAAAGAGATTACCGCCAAAACAGGGGTTACCCTGAACGCGGAATTTGATGTCGGCAGCGGCGGAGGACAGGACAAAATTTCAATGATGGCGGCCAGCGGAGATTATCCTGAACTCATCTATGCCAAAGGCGAGCTGGGCAAGCTGGTCGATGCGGAATCCGTTATTGATCTGACCGAGCTGATCGACAAATACGCGCCAAATATCAAAAAAGTCATGGGCGATAACATGAACCGGATGAAATACAGTAACGACAACCAGGCCATTTACTCGATCCCGACCAATGTCGGTGTGGATAACCAGAATTTTGATGCGACCAACGGCTTTCAGATTCAGCACCGCGTATTGAAGGAGCTTGGTTATCCGGAAGTCAGAACGGTGCAGGATTATGAAAAGGTGCTTAAGGAATATGCAGCCAAGCATCCGACCACGGACGGGCAGCCGACCATCCCGATGACGGTGAATGCGGACGGCTGGAAGGTTATGATTACCGTCACCAATCAGGGGGATGTCACAACAGGCGGAACCAATGACGGCGAATATTATGTGAATCCGGAAACGTACGAGACGATGCTGCATTATAAGAAACCGGAGGAGAAGGAGTACTTCCGCTGGCTGAACCATATGTATAATGAAGGGCTGCTTGATAAGGACTCTTTTGTCCAAAAGGATGATCAATATAAAGCTAAAATCGCCAGCGGCCGGGTGCTGGGTCTCACTTCTGTAGAATGGGAATATCAGGATGCGGAGAATGCCCTCAAAGCGGCTGGCAAAGATGAGTATACGTATGCCCACTTTCCGGTGACGCTGAGTGAGGAGTATAAGGATCATGCGATGCAGTCTGTAGGAGTGGACGGCTATGGCATCAGCATCACCACTGCCTGCAAGGATCCGGTCCGCGCAATTAAATTCCTGGACTGGCTATCCTCGGAAGAAGGCCAGGTGCTGAGAAACTGGGGCATCGAAGGCAAACAATACAATGTGGACAATGGACAACGTGTCATTCCTGCTGAGATTCTCGATCAGAAGGTTAACGATGCCGCGAACTTCACCAAGAATACAGGGATTGGCTTATACTCCATCCTGGGTGTCCGCTACGGTGATGGAGTGAAGGATTCCACAGATAATTACTATACTACGAATTTCCCGGAACAGATCCTGGCCGAATATTCGGATGCGGAGAAGGAGAGCCTGGCTGCGTATAACGCGACAACCTGGAAGGATCTCTTCCCTGCAGAGGATGAATTTCCGGTCAAGGAGTGGGGCGCGCTGTACAACATGCCGGTACCGACAGATGGAGACTATCAGGTAATCTATCAAAAAACACAGGATATCGTCCACAAACGGATTCCGGAAGCCATCCTCGCCAGCACAGCCGATTTCGATAAAATCTACGATGATTTCATTGCCGAGCTGAACAAAGCGGGAGCAGAGAAGATGGAGAAGGAATATACCGAGCTGGTAAAGGCGAGAGTGGAGCTGTTTACCGGGAAGGATGTTGAGTAG